ATAGGTCGACAATTGCACCCGGAGCGGTGGACACTAGGGCGTGCGAGTACGAGCGCTGCCCGCCCGGCGGGCGCCGTCCACCGGCCACCGGCGCGCACTCGCGGCGCGGTGACGACAAGACGCCATCTACGAACTGGGGGGCCTGGGAGGATGACCGGCAGGTGACTGATTCGACCATGACGACGGCTTCGGGCGGTCAGGCCGGCCGTTGGGCCGGCGACGTCGAGATCGACGATCCATACGGCATCGACGACGAGCTTCGCTACGAGGACGGGTTCGACCCCGATGCGGAGATAGAGCCCGATCCCGAGTACGCGGCCACCCTGGCCCCGGACCCGGCGACGCAGCGGCGCGAGCGGGTCGGCCCGACCGGGCGCCCGATGCCGCGCTTCCCGGCCCCGCGGCCGGCCATGGAGCACGGCCCGGCCAAGATCATCGCCATGTGCAACCAGAAGGGCGGGGTGGGCAAGACCACCTCGACCATCAACCTGGGCGCGGCGCTGGCCGAGTACGGACGCAAGGTGCTGCTGGTCGACTTCGACCCGCAGGGCGCGCTGTCGGTGGGCCTGGGCGTGAACCCGATGGAGCTCGACCGCACCGTCTACAACCTGCTGATGGAGCGGGGTGTCTCGATCGAGGACATCCTGCTCAAGACCATCACGCCGGGGATGGACCTGCTGCCGAGCAACATCGACCTGTCCGCGGCCGAGGTGCAGCTGGTCACCGAGGTGGCCCGGGAGTCGGCGCTGGCGCGCTCGCTCAAGCCCGCGCTGAGCGAGTACGACTACGTCATCATCGACTGCCAGCCCTCGCTCGGCCTGCTCACCGTCAATGCCCTGACGGCCGCGCACAGCGTGATCGTGCCGCTCGAGTGCGAGTTCTTCGCGCTGCGCGGCGTGGCCCTGCTGACCGAGACGATCGAGAAGGTGCGCGAGCGGCTCAACCCGGACCTCGAGCTCGACGGCATCCTGGCCACCATGTACGACGCGCGCACCGTGCACAGCCGGGAGGTGCTCGCCCGGGTCGTGCAGGCCTTCGGCGAGCAGGTCTTCCACACCGTGATCGGCCGCACCGTCCGCTTCCCGGAGACCACGGTCGCCGGCGAGCCGATCACCTCCTACGCCTCGAGCTCGGTCGGCGCCGCCGCCTACCGCCAGCTGGCGAGGGAGGTGCTCGCGCGGTGCCCCGTCGCGTGAGGATGCCCGGGGCCGACGAGCTGTTCGGGCGCGGCCCCGTGACGCTGGGCAACACGGCGGCGCGGTTGCGGGCCGTGCCCGACCCGGTGGAGGACGAGGACGAGGCGGACGAGCCGGCGTTGCCGCCGCAGCGCTCCGCCGCCCCGCGGCTGCCGGCCTCCTCGGCCGGCCGCTCCGGGGGGCGGGCCTCGGGCCGGGAGCGGCACGACGAGAAGATCACCGTGTACGTCTCGCCGGAGGAGCTCGTCGGGCTCGAGCAGGCCCGGATCATGCTGCGCGCCGGGCACGGGCTCTCGGTGGACCGGGGCCGGATCGTGCGCGAGGCGGTGAACCTGGTGCTGGCCGACCTGAGCGAGCACGGCGAGGACTCCAGCCTGGTCCGGATCCTGCGCGCCGAGTGCTACCGGCAGCGCTAGAGCTGTCTTCAGAACCTGTCTTCGAGGTGGCGCCGGGCGCGGCCGGGCGGGTGCGTCCGGCACGAGGGCGCGGCCGCGTGCGCGTGCTACAGCGGCGCCGCCACCACGTAATAGAGTGATCGGGTGGAGCAGAGTGTGGCCGAGGACGAGTCGGCGTCCGCGGCGCCGGAGGAGACCGATGAGTCCCGCCCGCCCGCGGCCGTCGGCCCCGAGCCGGTCGTCCCGTTCTTCGGCCCCCCTGAGCCCGATCCGGACGACCCGAGTGTCTTCCGCGTACACCTGGCCGAGTTCCAAGGCCCGTTCGACCTGCTGCTCTCGCTGATCGCCCGGCACAAGCTGGACGTCACCACACTCGCCCTCTCGCAGGTCACCGACGACTTCATCGCCTACATCCGGGCCCAAGGCTCGGACTGGGACCTGGACGCCGCCAGCGAGTTCCTGCTGATCGCGGCCACCCTGCTGGATCTCAAGGCGGCCCGGCTGCTGCCGTCCGCGGAGGTCGAGGACGAGGAGGACCTCGCCCTGCTCGAGGCGCGCGACCTGCTCTTCGCCCGGCTGCTGCAGTACCGCGCGTACAAGCAGATCGCGGCCGGCCTGTCCGAGTGGTACGCGCACGGCTCGCTGCGCCACCCGCGCTCGGTGCCGCTCGAGCCCGAGTTCCGCGACCTGCTGCCGGAGCTGGTCTTCGCGCTCACCCCGGAGCAGTTCGCCAAGCTGGCCGTGAAGGCGATGACGCCGAAGGTGCCGCCGCAGGTCTCGATCGCGCACATCCACCAGATCCAGGTGTCCGTGCGCGAACAGGCCGCGATCGTGGTGGAGAAGCTGCGGGTGCTGCGCACCGCCACGTTCCAGACCCTGGTCGCCGACGCCCCCGACACCCTGCACGTGGTGGCCCGGTTCCTCGCACTGCTCGAGCTCTTCCGGGAGCGCGCGGTCGGCTTCGACCAGGACCAGTCCGCCGCGTACGCGGAGCTGACGGTGCATTGGACCGGCGACGAGGACGGCGACATCGACGTGGACGGCGAGTACGACGAGGGCGACGCCGACGGCGAGGAAGAGGACGGCGCCGAGCGGCCGGCCCGGGCCGACTTCGCCGACATCACCGAGCTCACCGGTATTGCAGAGAGCGAATACGGCGACGAGGAGGACGAGTCGTGACCGAGCAGGACCAGCCGACCAGCCCCGGCGCGGCGTTCTGGGCGGCCCGCGGCGTGCGGATCGAACCCGAGGCCGTCGAGGGCGGCGAGAGCGACGAGGCGCGGGACGAGCCCGGGCCCGAGTCGTCTCCGGGGGCGGTCCCGGAGGCGTTCGCGGAGCTGCCGGCCCAGCGCGCCGTCGGGCTCGGGCCGGACGCCGCGCCGGCGGTGGGCATCCCCGCGCCGACCCCGGCGCCGGAGCCCGTCACCGCGTACGCCGCGTACGCCCCGCCTGCCGAGGCCGCCGCGGCCGAGCCGGCCTGGCAGCTGACCGGCGGCGAGCTCGCGCTGCCGCTGCCCCCGCTCAAGACCTGCCTCGAGGCGATCCTGATGGTCGTGGACGAGCCGGCCACCGTGATCTCGCTGGCCCAAGTGCTCGAACGGCCCAAGGACGAGGTGGCCGAGGCTCTGACCGAGCTCGCGGAGGAATACACTGTCCAGGGTCGCGGGTTCGAACTGCGCGAGGTGGGCCTCGCCGGCGACGGCTCGCGCACCGGCTGGCGGATCTACTCGCGGGCCGAGTGCGCACCGGTGGTCGAGCGCTTCGTGCGCGACGGCCAGCAGGCCAAGCTGACCCAGGCGGCGCTGGAGACCCTGGCCGTGGTGGCTTACCGCCAGCCGGTGAGCCGGTCGAAGGTCTCCGCGATCCGCGGCGTGAACTGCGACGGGGTGATGCGCACGCTGCTGGCGCGCGGCCTGGTCGAGGAGTACGGCAGCGACCTGGAGACCGGCGCCGTGCTCTACCAGACCACCGGCTACTTCCTGGAGCGGATGGGCCTGCGGTCGCTGGAGGAACTGCCCGACCTGGCCCCGCTGCTGCCCGGCGCGGCCGAGGTCGAGGTGGAGGACTTCGCCTGACCCCGGGCCGCGCGGTGGGAGCCGCGGCCGTGATCGACTTCGAGCACTGTGAAACAAGGAAGGCACCACGACGATGGAGCGGCGCACGGCCGGATCGGGCCGCGGCGGATCGAGCGGCGGGCGGCGGCCCCTGGCCGACCCCAACGAGGAGGGCGTGCGCCTGCAGAAGGTGCTGGCCGCGGCGGGCATCGGCTCGCGGCGGGTGTGCGAGGAGATCATCGAGATGGGCCGGGTCTCCGTGGACGGGAAGCGGGTGACCGAGCAGGGTATGCGGGTCAAGCCCGAGTCCGCGGTCATCCACGTGGACGGGATGCGCATCTCCTCCGCCCCGGACGCCTTCTACGTGGCCTTCAACAAGCCGCGCGGGGTCCTGTCCGCGATGCACGACCCGGAGGGCCGCCAGACCGTCGGCGACTACGTGGCCGACCGCGGCCAGCGCCTGTTCCACGTGGGCCGGCTGGACGCGGACACCGAGGGCCTGATCCTGCTGATGAACGACGGCGAGCTGGCCAACCGGCTGGCCCACCCGTCGTACGGCGTGCAGAAGACCTACCTGGCCCGGGTCGAGGGCGTCATCCCGCGGGACCTGGGCAAGCGGCTGCGCGACGGCATCGAGCTCGAGGACGGCTTCGCCCGGGTGGACTCGTTCCGGATGGTCGACGCGGTGGGCCGCAACGCGCTGGTCGAAGTGGTGATCCACGAGGGCCGCAAGCACATCGTGCGGCGGCTGCTGGCCGAGGCCGGGTTCCCGGTCAACCGGCTGGTGCGCACCCACTTCGGGCCGATCGCGCTGGGCGACCAGCGTCCCGGCAAGGTGCGCAACCTCAACCAGCAGGAGATCGGCTCGCTGTACAAGGCCGTCGGGCTCTGAACCGTGCCCTGACCGGGCTCTGATTCAACCGGGCGCCGATTTCACCGGGCGCCGATTCTGCCTCGGGTGATGGGCGCAGCGCACAGAAATCCCCGCGCATATGCTGGACCGGACATCGATCCGGCCCGTGTACGGCGAAGGAACAGCGCATGCCCATCGCAGAGATCACCCGCGCAGAATCGGCCGTCCGGGCCGGGCTGCTGCGGGTGGAGAAGTACCACGTCTCGCTCGATCTGACCCGCGGGGAGAAGGTCTTCGGGTCCGCCTCGGTGATCCGCTTCTCCTGCGCCGAACCGGGCGCGGACAGCTACGCGGACCTGGTCGCCGAGCAGATCCACTCGGTGACCCTCAACGGCCGCGCCCTCGACCCGGACGCGGTCTACGCGGGCGGGCGGATCGCACTGGCCGGCCTGGCCGCGGAGAACGAGCTGCGGGTGGTGGCCTCCTGCGCCTACGGCAGCGACGGCGGCGGGCTCGGCCGGTACACCGACTCGGCCGACGGCAAAGTGTATACGTACACGAACTTCGAGCCGTCGGACGCCCGCCGGGTGTTCGCGAACTTCGAGCAGCCCGACCTCAAGGCGGTCTTCCACGTCGAGGTCACCGCGCCGGCGCACTGGAGCGTGCTGGGCAACACCCCCGCGCCCGAGCCCGCGCCGGCCGAGGAGGACGCGTCCGTCGCCACCTGGTCCTTCCCGCCGACCGAGCGCCTCTCGACCTATCTCGTCTGCGTCACCGCGGGCGAGTACGAGGTCGTGTACGGCTCGCACACCACCACCCGCGGCCAGGTGATCCCGCTGGAGCTGGCCGCCCGCGCCTCGCTCGCACGCCACCTCGAGCCCGAGGACATGTTCCTGATCACCGGTCAGGGCCTGGACTACTTCACCACCCTGTTCGACTGCGACTTCCCGTACCCGAAGTACGGCCAGATCTTCGTGCCCGAGTTCCGTGCTGGGGCGATGGAGAACCCGGGCCTGGTCACCTTCACCGAGCGGCTGCTGTTCCGCTCGAAGGTCACCGACGCGCTCTACGAGACCCGCGCCGTGGTGATCCTGCACGAGATGGCACACATGTGGTTCGGCGACTACGTCACCATGAAGTGGTGGGGCGACCTGTGGCTCAACGAGTCCTTCGCCGAGTTCTCCGGCAGCTTCGTCTCGGCCGAGGCCACCCGGTTCACCGAGGCCTGGACCACCTTCGCCAACGGCCGTAAGACCTGGGGCTACGCGCAGGACCAGCTGCCCTCCACCCACCCGATCGCGGCCGACGTGCAGACGTTGAACGAGGCGCTGGCCAACTTCGACGGCATCAGCTACGCCAAGGGCGCCTCCGTGCTCAAAGCCCTGGTGGCCTACGTCGGCCGGGAGCAGTTCTTCGCCGGCCTACGGGCTTACTTCACTGAGTACGCCTGGAGCAACGCCTCTCTCGGCGACCTGCTGACCAAGCTGGAGGAGGCGAGCGGGAAGAGCCTGGCCGACTGGTCGAAGGCCTGGCTGGAGACGGCCGGCCCGAACACCCTGGCCGCCGAGTTCGAGCTCGACCAGGAGGGCCGCTTCACCGCCTTCACGGTCGTCCAGACCGCCCCGGAGGCGCATCCGCACCTGCGGCCGCACCGGATCGCGGTGGGCCTGTACGAGCGGCGGGACGGCTCGCTGGTGCGCACCGGGCAGGTGGACGTGGACGTGGTCGGCGCGCGCACCGAGGTGCCCGGCCTCGTCGGCACGGCGCAGCCGGACCTGGTGCTGCTCAACGACGACGACCACACCTTCGCGCTGATCGAGTTCGACGAACGGTCGCTGGCCACTCTGGTGGAGTCGATCGGCGACTTCGCCGAGTCGCTGCCGCGCGCGCTGTCCTGGAGCACCGCGATCCGGATGATGTTCCAGGCCCGGCTGGAGGTCCCCGCGTTCGTGCGGATGCTCGCGCGCGGCATGGCCAAGGAGACGTCCGTCTCCGTGCTCGAATTCCTGCACGTGCAGGCGTCGATGGCGCTGCGCCGGTTCGCCGCCCCGGAGCAGATCGCCGCGGCGAAGACGCAGCTGGCCTCGGCCGCGCTGGAGCTGCTGCGCACGGCCGAGCCGGGCAGCGACCACCAGCTCGCCTGGGCGCAGCTGCTGGCCTGGTCCGCGGCGGACGAGGAGCAGCAGGAGTTCGTCAGCGGCCTGCTCTCCGGCGCGCAGAGCGTGCCGGGGCTGGTCGTGGACACCGAGCTGCGCTGGATGCTGCTCCGCCGCCTAGCCGCCCTCGGCCGCGCCGGCGACGACGAGATCGACGCCGAGCTGCAGCGCGACGCGACCGACCAGGGCCGCAACCACGCCCTCGCCGCCCGCGCCGCGATCCCCGACGCCGAGCACAAGGAGGCCGCCTGGCGCAGGCTTACCGGCGAGGAGTTCGGCCCGGACGCGGTCCGCGCACTCACCGGCGGCCTCGGCAACGGCGAGCACGCCGAGCTGCTCGCCCCCTACGCCGAGCGCTACTTCGAGGACCTGCCGAACCTGTGGGAGCAGCGCCCGGAGCAGATGCGCGCGCTGCTGGCCGAGGTGATGTTCCCGTACTGGGCGGCGTCGGAGGAGTTGCTCGCCCGGATCGACGCCTTCACTGAGGCGAACGAGTGCGACAGCTCCCTGCTGCGGGTGCTGATCGAGGCCCGCGACACCGTCGAGCGGATCCTGCTCTCCCGGGCGCTCTGAACGCTCACGTGCTCGGCTCGGGCCATGCCACTCCGGCGCGTGGCCCGAACCGAGCACGGCGACGGCTGGGGGCTATGGACGGGCGCGACGGTTGGGGCGGGCAATGCCTAACCGGAAAATCTCCCAAGCCCTGGGCGTGACTGATGGGCCGGGCGGGTGCTTCGCTTCGCCCACGGTTTCGTTTGCCCACCCTGCCCACTCGTTGCGTTGGCGGGGTGGGCTGGGGTTTCAAGACGAAAATCGCCGCTGGCAGGCCCTTCCTCGGAGAGAGTGCCGGGCTCGTGTGGGTGCTGGCGTTGGTGGGGCGGGTTGGGGTTCGGGGTGGTGGGGTTGCGGGGGTGTGCTCTCTCCTCGGTCGGTCCCCGGAGGCAATCAGGGACCTGCCGGGAGGTCAAGCGGCGGTGGCTTGGGCTGATGCTCGATTTTGCAGGGCGCCGCTTGACCTCCCGGCAGAACCCTGATCGGGCTTCGCCTGCCCGACCGAGGAGAGAGCCCACCCCCTGAGGTCCGGTGTGAGCTGTGCTCGGGCCCGGGTCCCATCCCGTGGCCTGGCCGTGCTCGATCCGGAGGAATCGTGCATCGCTCGTATGCGGCCGCTTCTCTTCGACTGCGTGGTCTGGGAGCCGTGCGGGTCAGTGTCCGGCGGCTTGGCCGCGGCCGATACAGGATCGTGCATCACCGCTCCTGGTGGACGGTGGTGTGATGCTTCGCGCAGTACAGGCGGAGGTTTCCGACTCTCGTCTCTCCGCCGTGCGCGAACGGGACGATGTGGTGGGCGTGCAGGGCGAACGTGAGGGGGCGGTCACAGCCCGGGTAGGTGCAGTACCGGTCGCGCCATGCGAGAAACCCGCGCTGCGCGGGCGAGGCCAGGCGCGCCCGGGGGTCATGGTCCAGCGCGATCCCGTCGAAGGTGCCCGTGTGCCCGTCGGTCACCAGCTCGTGGCGCCGCGGATCACCGCGCTTGGGCAGGCGCCCGGCCGGAACCAACGCCCCGAACACCGTGCGCGCACAGCCGGCGGGGATCTCGGTGTGCACGGCAGGATCCTTCATGCCCGCCACATGCGCGGAAGGGTCCTTCACGGCCGCCGCGGGCACGGCAGGCTTCTTCACGGCCGCCGCGGGTGCGGGAGGCTCGATGGTGACGGCGAGCGCGGGCAGGGAGAAGTGGGCGTGGCGCTGCTCGGGCGGGGCATCGAGGAAGACCTGTGCGAGCCGGGTGACCGCTTCCGCGTTCATCTGCTCGGTGCTGCGGGCTTGTCAATTGGAGTGTGTAAGTTTGGGGACGGTTCTTCCTTCTTCGGGTCTCCGTCGGCGGTTGCCGTCGGTGACGGTTTTGCTGGTCAGACCGGGAGTTTGCCGGGGAAGCGGATCGCGAAGTCGTTCAGGGCCCGCTTCCAGCCGTAGGTTCCGGTGCCGCGCAGCTGTCCGGCCGGCACGTGGCGGCCCTCGCCGTCGATGTGGCGGCCCTCGATGCGGCGGATGCCGAGGTAGAGCAGTTTGATCGCGGCGTCGTCGTCGGGAAAGTGCCCGCGGGTCTTGCTGATCTTGCGGAGCTGGAAGTTCATCGACTCGATGGCGTTGGTCGTGTAGATGACCCGTCGCAGCTCGAGGGGGAAGTCGAGAAACGGTATGAACGTCTCCCAGGACCGCTCCCATGCGGAGATCACCCCGGGTGCGCTGCGGGCGAACGTGCCGCGCAGCGCTTCGAGCGCGGCCTCGGCGGCCGAGGCGTTCGCGGCGGTGTAGATCGGGCGCAGCGCGGCGGCGATCTTCTTGCGGTCGGCGTAGGCGACATACCGCATCGAGGTGCGGATCAGGTGGACCACGCAGGTCTGCACGATCGCCTCGGGCCATACGTGCCCGATCGCCTCGGGCAGCCCGCTCAGCCCGTCACAGCACACGACGAGGGCGTCTTTCAGGCCCCTGTTGCGCAGGGAGGTCAGGACGTTGAGCCAGAACCGGGAGCCCTCCTTCTGTTCGATCCAGATGCCGAGCACCTGCTTGTACCCGTCGGTGTCCACGCCGATCACCAGGTGCGCGGCCTTGTTCACGACGCTGCCGGACTCGCGGACCTTCACCACGATCGCGTCGATGTAAAGGATCGGATACACCGCGTCGAGCGCGCGGTTCTGCCATTCGGCGATCTCCTCGCGCACCACCTCGGTCACGTTGGAGACCAGCGCGGGGGAGATCTCGGCGCCGTAGACCTCGGCGAGGTGGTCGCGGATGTCGCGGGTGGACATCCCCCGGGCGTAGAGCGAGAGGATCATCTCGTCGACCTGCCCGAGCCTCTTGGTGCGCTTGGGCACGATCCGCGGCTCGAACGAGCCGGCCCGATCACGCGGGACCTGCAGGCGCACCGGCCCGGACGCGGTGACCACGGTCTTGGGGTAGGAGCCGTTGCGCGAGTTGGGCGAGCCGACCCCGGCCGGATCCCCCTTCTCGTAGCCGAGGTGATCCGCCATCTCCACCTGCAGCGCCCGCTCGAGCACCGCCTTGGTGATCGCAGCCAGCAGCTCCTGCGCCCCGCCCCCGGCCTTCTCGGCCTCGGCCAGCAGAGAGTCGATCGCCTCCGGAGCCAGGATCGCAGCGACCCGACGGGCACCCTCGACCTGCTCGAGCTCCTCCACCAGATGCTCCTCGGCCTCCACCGACAGCACCTGGTCCATCTTCTTGCCACTCACAGCGTGTCACCATTTCTAGCAGCCAGGCACTACCACCTGCTGCTCAACAGGTCACCCGCTTACACACTCCATTAGACACGCTCGGTGCTGCGCACATCCTCCGGTACGATCTCTCCGCCGTCGAACTGCCGGGTCCGGATCATCTCGGCGACCTGCAGATCGATCGCGGCCTGGAAAACGGCGCCGCGCACCGGATCGAGCAGGATCTCACACCGGTGCATCTGACCCTCCCCGCACGTGCTGATCCGGGCGAAAGAACGCTCGCGCTCCCGCGCGTGACGCGCCTCGATCGAACCCGGCGCGACTTGCTCCTCGAGCACCCGTACCCGTTCCAACCCGGCCCGCGCACCGCGCTCCCGGGTCACCTCGAGCGTCTTGGCGGCTTCCTCCGCGGGGTCCAGGCCCGTCGCCCGCACCGCCTTGACCGTGCGCGCCAACGCCCGCGCCGAATCAGGCCCGATCATCCCGGAGCACAACTGCGCCTCCACCCCCGGCAGCCGTGCCAGCAGCCGGGCGTCGTGCGCCAGCGCGCGGGCCCGGCCCTCGGTCACATCCAGCACCGTCCCCAGCCACGGACCCACACCCCCACGCGCGATACCCAGCCGGTCGCCCTCACCGACCAGCGCCAGCAGCATCCCCTGCAGCGCCTGCGCCGCCCGGCCCACCTCCACGATCGCCTCACGCACCGCATCAACCCGCCCCACATCATCCCCACCCGCCCGCGCACGCTCGAGCACCCCCCGCACCACGCGGGACATCGACGCGACCTGCCCAGCCACCCCGTCCACGACACCCTCCCATCACCGGCCCCGACATCCCCGAACACTTCTATTCTAGAGGCCGCCACTGACAAAAGACGTGTATACGACCCTTGCGTGGTAAAAGAATCAGGGATATTCCCGGGAACTCGCGGACGTCCCCGGGCGTTGAAGTAGGAGATGGGAGCGGTACCGCAACCGGCGATACAGGAATCTACGTGATGCAACATCCTGTATCGAGCACAGCCGAACCACCGGACACCACACCACAAGGCTGAGCGAACCAGGCAGCCGAAGAGGAGCGTCGGTCGGGTCAGGGCGGTGCAGGATTCTTCCGCACCGAGCGCGACCGGGACACCGGCCGGGACCCGGGCCCGAGCGCAGCTCGCACCACTCCCCAGGGGGTGGGCTCTCTCCTCGGTCGGGCAGGCGAAGCCCGATCAGGGTTCTGCCGGGAGGTCAAGCGGCGCGATGCACAATCGACCATCAGCGGAAGCTACCGCCGCTTGACCTCCCGGCAGGTCCCTGATTGCCTCCGGGGACCGACCGAGGAGAGAGCACACACCCGGCACCCGACCACCCCGAACAACAGCCCGCCCCGCCAACGCCAGCACCCCACAGACTCCGGCATCTCTCTCCGAGAGAAGGGCCCCCGCCGGAGGCGAGATCTTGAAACCCCAGCCCACCCCACCAACGCAACGGGGTGGGCGGGTGGACAGACGAAACCAGCGAAGCGAAGCGCCCACCCCCACCCCGACGATCACCCAGCCGAGAATCAATCCGTACGAGAAGCCCGAACTGCTCAGCTCTCTTGGCGGCTGCTGCGGGCGAAGCGGCCCGGGGGCGCGCCGAGGATCCGGGTGAAGTGGCGGGTGAGGTGGGGCTGGTCGTAGAAGCCTGACTCGGTCGCCACGGCGGCGGGGGCATTCCTGCCAGCAGTAGCCGGCGGGAGTAGTCGACGCGGAGGCTGGTGAGGTATTGATGCGGGCTCATGCCGTATTCCCGGCTGAAGGTGCGCACGAGGTGCGCGGGGTGCGCGTGCAGGAGCGCGGCCGCTTCGCTCAGGGCCAGGCCCTCGCGGAAGCGCTCTGTGAGCAGGTCGCGCAGTGCCCGCGCTAGCGGCGGATCGGTGATGGGCGCGGCTTCTCCTACTCGGCGGCGCAGGTGCTCGCCGAGCCGCTCGGCGACTAGGGCGAGCCGGCTCTCCGCCTCGAACTCCTCCCCCGGGTGCGCGAGCGCGCCGTGGATCTGGTGGATTCGGCGGCGCAGCGCGGCGTCGACGAAGACGGGCTGATCGACCGCGCGCCCGATGAAGGCCTCCGGGAGCTGCGCGGAGTCCAGGTAGACCACGCGCTTGCGGAACCCGGCGGCGGTGGCGGAGCGGCCGTTGTGCGGGACGTGTGGGGGGAGCAGGGTGACTGCGTCGGCGACGAGGTGCGAGTGCCGGTCGAGGTCGTAGCTGACCGCGCCGTCGTCGACGATGAGCAGGGTCCACGAGGCGTGCACGTGCATCGGGTACGCGTGCTCGACGAAGTGCGCGTGGAGCACCTCGGTCACCCCCGCGACCGCCGGGCGCCACGCACGGAACCGGTCGTGAGCCGCCATGCAAAGATCGTACAAGATCTGGGCGACAAAACGGGCTTTGATCAGTACATGAACCCAGAGATCCCGTCGCCCGCCCGCTTCACGAACAAGATCGCCGTCCTGCTGCGCGAGGACCTCGAAGCCTGGCAGCGCCTGAACGTGACCGCTTTCCTGGTCAGCGGTTTCGGTACGCACGACCCGGAGGTGATCGGCCAACCCTACGCAGACGGGGACGGCACGCCGTACCTGCCGATGTTCCGGCAGCCCGTGATGGTCTTCGAGGGCAGCAAAGAGCAGTTGGCCACCGCTCACGCCCGAGCGCTCGAACGTGGCGTCGCGACCTCGGTCTTCATCGCCGACATGTTCGTCACCGGCAATGACGAGGACAACCGGGCCGCCGTGCGTGCGGTCGGCCGCGACGCGCTGGACTTGGTCGGCATCGCCTTCTACGGCCCGCGCAACATCGTGGACAAGGTCGTGAAGGGCGCGCGCAAGCACCCCTAGTCCGTGAGACCCCTATCATCAGGCTCGTGATTAAGGACTCGAATACACTCTCGCCCCGCGACCTCGCTCAGCAGTATTTCGCCATGTGGAACACAGGCGACACCGCCGCCGCTCCGCAAATCCTCAGCGCCACCTGGAACGACCACTCCCACCCCGAGGTGGCCGACCCGGCCGGTGTGCAGGCCGCGGTGGCCGCGATCCGCGCTGCTCGCCCGGAGATGCGCTTCGAGATCGAGGCGATCCTGGCGGAGGACCACCGCGTCTGCGTGGTCGGCGGCATCGGCGGCGTGAACCTCCCCGGCCAGGCCGGCGCCCGCCTCGTCTGGCTGTTCCACGTGGCCGACGGGCGCCTGACCGACCTCTGGACCTACCGCGCCGCGTAATCGGCCCGCGACCTATCCTGCAGCCATGCCGGTCCATCAGTACGCT
This genomic window from Actinospica robiniae DSM 44927 contains:
- a CDS encoding IS256 family transposase is translated as MDQVLSVEAEEHLVEELEQVEGARRVAAILAPEAIDSLLAEAEKAGGGAQELLAAITKAVLERALQVEMADHLGYEKGDPAGVGSPNSRNGSYPKTVVTASGPVRLQVPRDRAGSFEPRIVPKRTKRLGQVDEMILSLYARGMSTRDIRDHLAEVYGAEISPALVSNVTEVVREEIAEWQNRALDAVYPILYIDAIVVKVRESGSVVNKAAHLVIGVDTDGYKQVLGIWIEQKEGSRFWLNVLTSLRNRGLKDALVVCCDGLSGLPEAIGHVWPEAIVQTCVVHLIRTSMRYVAYADRKKIAAALRPIYTAANASAAEAALEALRGTFARSAPGVISAWERSWETFIPFLDFPLELRRVIYTTNAIESMNFQLRKISKTRGHFPDDDAAIKLLYLGIRRIEGRHIDGEGRHVPAGQLRGTGTYGWKRALNDFAIRFPGKLPV
- a CDS encoding DUF2000 family protein, with the translated sequence MNPEIPSPARFTNKIAVLLREDLEAWQRLNVTAFLVSGFGTHDPEVIGQPYADGDGTPYLPMFRQPVMVFEGSKEQLATAHARALERGVATSVFIADMFVTGNDEDNRAAVRAVGRDALDLVGIAFYGPRNIVDKVVKGARKHP
- a CDS encoding nuclear transport factor 2 family protein, translating into MIKDSNTLSPRDLAQQYFAMWNTGDTAAAPQILSATWNDHSHPEVADPAGVQAAVAAIRAARPEMRFEIEAILAEDHRVCVVGGIGGVNLPGQAGARLVWLFHVADGRLTDLWTYRAA